Proteins co-encoded in one Corvus moneduloides isolate bCorMon1 chromosome 7, bCorMon1.pri, whole genome shotgun sequence genomic window:
- the GALNT3 gene encoding polypeptide N-acetylgalactosaminyltransferase 3, whose translation MALKKTPKLFKAFFHWKLWKFSIIVFVFLVFLFLLQREVGVQDFKDEAGIEPVLGKKSHVFGLVLNAMNNIKGAKPKMQIKAPVRQTKIPGERHCLPGHYTPVELKPFLDRPLQDPNAPGASGKAFKTINLNSEEQKEKQVGEEKHCFNAFASDRISLHRDLGPDTRPPECIEQKFKRCPPLPTTSIIIVFHNEAWSTLLRTVHSVMYTSPAILLKEIILVDDASVDEYLHDKLDEYVKQFQIVKVVRQKERKGLITARLLGASVATGETLTFLDAHCECFYGWLEPLLARIAENPVAVVSPDIASIDLNTFEFSKPSPYGHNHNRGNFDWSLSFGWESLPKHENKRRKDETYPIRTPTFAGGLFSISKHYFEHIGSYDEEMEIWGGENIEMSFRVWQCGGQLEIMPCSVVGHVFRSKSPHTFPKGTQVITRNQVRLAEVWMDEYKEIFYRRNTEAAKIVKQKTFGDISKRLDLRQRLKCKNFTWYLNNVYPEAYVPDLNPLFSGYLKNIGNRMCLDVGENNHGSKPLIMYSCHGLGGNQYFEYSAHHEIRHNIQKELCLHAAKGPVQLRECTYKGQKTFAVGEEQWLHQKDQTLYNEALRMCLTGNGEHPSLASCNPSDPFQKWIFGQND comes from the exons GTTCAGCATTATTGTGTTTGTctttctggtatttttatttttattacaaagaGAAGTGGGTGTTCAAGATTTCAAGGATGAAGCAGGGATTGAGCCAGttcttggaaagaaaagtcaTGTATTTGGTCTTGTGTTAAATGCTATGAACAATATCAAAGGTGCAAAGCCAAAAATGCAGATAAAAGCACCTGTTAGGCAAACTAAGATTCCTGGAGAGAGACACTGTTTGCCAGGGCACTATACTCCAGTGGAACTAAAACCCTTTCTAGATCGGCCCCTTCAAGATCCTAATGCTCCTGGAGCTTctggaaaagcatttaaaaccaTCAACTTAAAttcagaagaacagaaagaaaaacaggttgGAGAAGAGAAACACTGTTTTAATGCATTTGCAAGTGACAGGATTTCTTTACATCGAGATCTTGGACCAGACACTCGACCTCCTGA ATGTATTGAACAAAAGTTTAAGCGTTGCCCGCCATTGCCAACCACAAGCATTATCATAGTTTTCCATAATGAAGCGTGGTCAACTCTGCTCAGAACCGTTCACAGTGTGATGTACACATCTCCTGCCATACTGCTAAAGGAGATTATTTTGGTGGATGATGCCAGTGTAGATG AATACCTGCATGATAAACTAGATGAATATGTGAAACAGTTTCAAATAGTTAAAGTAGTCCgtcaaaaggaaagaaaaggtctGATCACTGCACGCTTGTTGGGAGCCTCAGTAGCAACAGGAGAGACCCTCACTTTTCTGGATGCTCATT GTGAATGCTTTTATGGCTGGTTAGAGCCATTGCTGGCAAGAATAGCTGAGAACCCTGTTGCTGTTGTAAGCCCTGACATTGCTTCTATAGATCTCAATACTTTTGAATTCAGTAAACCATCTCCTTATGGGCATAACCACAACAGAGGAAATTTTGATTGGAGTTTGTCCTTTGGATGGGAGTCTCTTCCTAAACATgagaataaaagaagaaaggatgaaACCTATCCAATTAG AACACCTACTTTTGCTGGAGGTCTCTTTTCAATATCAAAACACTACTTTGAACACATTGGAAGCTATgatgaagaaatggaaatatgGGGAGGTGAAAATATAGAAATGTCTTTCAGA GTATGGCAATGTGGTGGACAGTTGGAGATCATGCCTTGCTCTGTTGTTGGCCATGTCTTTCGCAGCAAGAGTCCCCATACTTTCCCAAAAGGTACTCAGGTGATCACACGTAATCAAGTTCGCCTTGCAGAAGTGTGGATGGatgaatataaagaaatattttaccgAAGAAACACAGAGGCAGCAAAAATTGTGAAACAA aaaacatttggaGACATATCAAAAAGACTTGATTTAAGGCAGCGTCTGAAGTGTAAAAATTTTACCTGGTATCTCAATAATGTTTATCCAGAAGCGTATGTGCCAGACCTGAATCCTTTGTTTTCTGGATAT TTAAAAAATATAGGTAACCGCATGTGTCTGGATGTTGGTGAAAATAACCATGGCAGCAAACCATTGATTATGTATTCTTGTCATGGACTTGGAGGAAATCAG taCTTTGAATATTCTGCACACCATGAAATTCGCCATAACATCCAGAAGGAGCTTTGCCTGCATGCTGCCAAGGGACCTGTGCAGCTTCGCGAGTGCACCTACAAAGGCCAGAAAACCTTTGCTGTTGGAGAGGAGCAGTGGCTGCACCAGAAG GATCAAACTTTGTACAATGAAGCACTCCGTATGTGCCTTACAGGAAACGGAGAGCACCCGAGTTTGGCATCCTGTAATCCGTCAGACCCTTTCCAGAAATGGATCTTTGGTCAGAACGATTAA